The Pseudopipra pipra isolate bDixPip1 chromosome 6, bDixPip1.hap1, whole genome shotgun sequence genome includes a region encoding these proteins:
- the PLD4 gene encoding 5'-3' exonuclease PLD4: protein MIVKKALKTSLRFNESSNMKLGVNNQKDIKTFQILGAILMLGVVVAMTVYFLRVDSTIDPNGEETVVSIYKELEEEEGLYGDLPRTTIAEEDTIRSNDSCSFDLVENVPYDLPFEINSTAAKPLYQAWMRLLDLAQEKIHVASYYWSLTGKDISVNDSSSKQGEDILKRFERLLAENVSVYVAASVPTLATKSTDLELLEEKGAHVKKIDFGHLTGGVLHSKFWIVDMKHIYIGSANMDWRSLSQVKEFGAVIYNCSCLAKDLWKTFSTYWDLGYANATIPFPWPLNYSTHINNRRPLEVEFNGILTKAYFSASPPAFCPKGRTHDLYSIISIISQARKFVYVSVMEYFPTSRFTHPRRYWPAIDNALRRAAFNHRVQVRLLASCWTHSDPAMLNYLRSLRALNNPHAHIRVDVKLFIVPVLNHTNIPYGRVNHNKYMVTDKVAYIGTSNWSEDYFTNTAGVGLIIKQNWTNLQRRQLPIQEQVKNLFERDWNSKYAVNLEDVQGQKDCNWQGRL, encoded by the exons ATG attgtgaaaaaggcattaaaaacaTCCCTGAGGTTTAATGAGTCCTCCAACATGAAATTAGGCGTGAACAATCAAAAAGACATCAAAACG TTTCAAATCTTAGGGGCAATTTTGATGCTTGGCGTTGTTGTCGCGATGACTGTTTACTTCCTGAGAGTGGACAGCACAATTGATCCTAACGGAGAAGAAACAGTTGTCAGCATTTACaaagagctggaggaggaagaaggactCTACGGAGATCTCCCAAGAACCACAATAGCTGAGGAGGACACCATTAGATCCAATGACTCCTGCAG CTTTGACCTGGTGGAAAATGTTCCTTATGACTTACCCTTTGAGATAAATAGCACTGCAGCCAAACCCTTGTATCAAGCTTGGATGAGGTTGCTTGATCTAGCCCAGGAAAAAATTCATGTGGCTTCTTACTATTGGTCTCTTACCGGGAAGGATATCAGTGTCAATGACTCATCTTCCAAGCAG GGTGAAGATATTCTGAAGAGGTTTGAGAGATTACTCGCAGAGAATGTCTCTGTGTATGTTGCAGCAAGTGTGCCAACTTTGGCTACAAAATCAACAGACCTTGAACTTTTAGAGGAAAAAG GGGCTCATGTGAAAAAGATTGATTTTGGACATTTGACAGGAGGAGTGTTGCATAGCAAATTCTGGATAGTAGACATGAAACACATATATATTGGTAGTGCAAACATGGACTGGAGGTCTTTATCTCAG GTGAAGGAGTTTGGTGCTGTGATATACAACTGCAGCTGCTTGGCCAAAGACCTCTGGAAAACATTTAGTACTTACTGGGATCTTGGATATGCTAATGCTACCATCCCATTCCCTTGGCCTCTTAATTATTCTACCCACATTAACAACCGTCGGCCTCTGGAAGTAGAATTTAATGGAATCTTGACAAAAGCCTATTTTTCT GCTTCTCCTCCAGCATTTTGTCCAAAAGGTCGCACCCATGACCTCTATTCTATAATCAGTATTATCAGTCAGGCACGGAAGTTTGTGTACGTTTCTGTTATGGAATATTTTCCCACCAGCCGTTTTACTCATCCAAGAAG ataCTGGCCGGCCATTGACAATGCTCTGAGACGTGCAGCTTTCAACCACAGAGTGCAAGTCCGGCTCCTGGCCAGCTGCTGGACACACTCTGACCCAGCCATGCTCAACTATCTGAGGTCCCTGCGTGCTCTCAACAACCCACATGCCCACATCAGGGTCGACGTG AAACTCTTCATTGTTCCAGTTCTGAATCACACAAACATTCCTTATGGGAGAGTGAATCACAACAAATACATGGTCACTGATAAAGTAGCCTACATTG GGACTTCCAACTGGTCAGAAGATTACTTCACTAATACAGCTGGCGTGGGACTAATTATCAAACAGAATTGGACCAATCTGCAAAGAAGGCAACTGCCTATCCAGGAACAGGTAAAAAACCTTTTTGAGCGAGACTGGAATTCCAAATATGCAGTGAATCTGGAAGATGTGCAGGGACAGAAAGACTGTAACTGGCAAGGCCGACTCTGA